A single Botrytis cinerea B05.10 chromosome 1, complete sequence DNA region contains:
- the Bcmho1 gene encoding Bcmho1, with protein sequence MGSTREASHAGSWYTSNPSKLSSELDNWLSQVPSTISDTKLPIPGARVIIAPHAGYSYSGPAAAWAYATLDLSTAKRVFLLGPSHAWYLTECALSKHSKYATPLGDLTIDTALVQELSATGEFKRMSTDQDETEHSLELHLPYIYKLLSLNFPSPSSFPPLIPILVGNTNAATERKFGSILAPYLSDPSNIFIISSDFCHWGSRFQYTYYLPASPSAEVRDKSGGYSLSRRDKAPTQPPIHESIGRLDQLSMSAISGGVHQEFLDNLEETGNTVCGRHPIGVIMAAIEKVKEEKSLDGEKGKFKFVRYERSNEVTRVDDGSVSYASAYAVL encoded by the exons ATGGGCAGTACTCGAGAAGCCAGCCACGCCGGCTCGTGGTATACATCAAATCCGAGCAAACTATCCTCGGAACTCGACAACTGGCTATCCCAAGTCCCCTCCACTATCTCCGACACAAAACTGCCTATTCCAGGTGCCCGAGTCATTATTGCACC CCACGCAGGATATTCCTATTCCGGACCTGCCGCCGCCTGGGCCTACGCAACCCTCGATCTCTCCACCGCAAAACGAGTTTTCCTCCTCGGGCCCTCTCACGCTTGGTACCTCACTGAATGTGCGCTATCCAAACACTCCAAATATGCCACTCCCCTAGGAGATCTAACAATCGACACCGCTCTCGTCCAAGAGCTATCCGCCACGGGCGAATTCAAAAGAATGTCCACCGACCAAGATGAAACCGAGCACTCTCTAGAATTGCATCTCCCCTACATCTACaaacttctttctctcaacttcccctctccctcgTCCTTCCCCCCTCTAATACCCATCCTCGTCGGCAACACCAACGCGGCCACCGAGCGAAAATTCGGTTCCATTCTCGCACCCTACCTCTCCGACCCCTCCaacattttcatcatctcttccGATTTCTGCCACTGGGGTTCTCGCTTTCAATACACATACTATCTCCCTGCGAGCCCGTCCGCCGAAGTCCGCGACAAATCCGGCGGGTACTCACTTTCGCGCCGGGACAAAGCACCGACACAACCGCCAATCCATGAGAGTATAGGCCGCTTAGATCAATTATCCATGAGTGCTATTTCCGGGGGCGTGCATCAGGAGTTTCTGGATAATTTGGAAGAGACAGGGAATACGGTTTGTGGGCGACACCCGATTGGAGTTATAATGGCGGCGATTGAGAAAgtgaaggaggagaagagttTAGAtggggaaaagggaaaattcaaattcgtGAGGTATGAACGGAGCAATGAAGTCACGAGGGTGGATGATGGGTCGGTGAGTTATGCGAGTGCGTATGCTGTGCTGTAA